Proteins encoded in a region of the Planococcus citri chromosome 1, ihPlaCitr1.1, whole genome shotgun sequence genome:
- the LOC135838476 gene encoding uncharacterized protein LOC135838476 isoform X1, which yields MLRIFVPNVRRVMLNSRIRFKSTTVIPEAEKALSNTIKELTRKLELAEAEAKKNKAYAEASKVYAEGVYNEFIGNNGAYSETEKLRIAKKLEEVRNLYLENPRLLLKVKSGVHVNRFDVLSCYFPANIDSKPFGKFQLALAWTVKDDMDRYSVIPISRTASSSDDRYVFAKKFDSIPYYVLVDQFTPMDDAFVLGKTTYKMEVDEIEQIYILLKKLLNL from the exons ATGTTACGAATCTTTGTCCCGAATGTACGACGTGTTATGCTGAACAGCAGAATTCGTTTTAAG TCAACGACTGTAATCCCGGAAGCAGAGAAGGCCCTCTCGAATACGATTAAAGAATTGACCAGAAAGCTGGAACTGGCCGAAgccgaagcaaaaaaaaataaagcttaCGCAGAAGCAAGTAAAGTTTACGCAGAAGGTGTTTACAATGAGTTCATCGGAAACAATG GGGCGTACAGCGAAACCGAGAAATTACGTATAGCCAAGAAACTGGAAGAAGTTCGCAATTTATATTTAGAAAACCCACGTTT ACTGTTAAAAGTAAAAAGTGGTGTACACGTCAATCGATTTGACGTGTTGAGCTGTTATTTCCCTGCGAACATCGACTCAAAACCGTTTGGGAAATTCCAGCTTGCGTTGGCATGGACCGTGAAAGATGACATGGATAGGTATTCTGTTATACCGATCTCACGAACTGCTTCGAGCTCAGATGACCGCTATGTCTTcgctaaaaaatttgattccatCCCATATTACGTTTTGGTTGACCAGTTCACACCGATGGATGATGCGTTTGTGCTCGGTAAAACGACATATAAAATGGAAGTCGACGAAATCGAACAAATTTATATTCTGttgaagaaattattaaatCTATAG
- the LOC135838476 gene encoding uncharacterized protein LOC135838476 isoform X2 → MLGLFQVFRSQHFVFAINMLRRLVSRVHFQLGGSQSLIPRVPVTVFYDVKLSSNVPIPIEDAFLNQVNRVNELTRDLERAKAEILERLETERARLETELVPAQAKLLRAHAELLLTKAELLPDQAELLMAQAESELLPDQAELLRVEAELLPVQVEVLQAEAELLEAQDELKNARAERDAAYMEFIGNNEEIDEDEKQGMTMMLAERSEYFRKYLK, encoded by the exons ATGCTTGGTTTGTTTCAGGTGTTCCGTAGTCAACATTTCGTATTTGCCATCAACATGTTGAGAAGATTGGTCAGTCGAGTTCATTTTCAGTTAGGTGGATCACAATCATTGATTCCACGTGTACCTGTAACTGTATTTTATGACGTTAAGTTATCGAGTAATGTTCCAATTCCAATAGAAGATGCTTTCTTAAATCAAGTAAACCGAGTAAACGAATTGACCAGAGACCTAGAACGAGCAAAAGCCGAAATACTGGAACGGCTGGAAACCGAACGGGCACGACTCGAAACCGAACTAGTACCAGCCCAAGCTAAACTGCTACGGGCCCATGCTGAACTTCTACTGACCAAAGCCGAACTGCTACCAGACCAAGCTGAACTGCTGATGGCCCAAGCCGAATCCGAACTGCTACCGGACCAAGCTGAACTGCTACGGGTCGAAGCCGAACTGCTACCGGTCCAAGTAGAAGTGCTACAGGCCGAAGCCGAACTGCTAGAGGCTcaagatgaattaaaaaatgccAGAGCCGAAAGGGATGCCGCTTACATGGAGTTTATTGGAAACAATG agGAGATCGATGAAGATGAAAAACAAGGAATGACAATGATGCTTGCAGAACGCAGTGAATATTTTCGTAAATACCTGAAGTAA
- the LOC135838476 gene encoding uncharacterized protein LOC135838476 isoform X3, whose translation MLRRLVSRVHFQLGGSQSLIPRVPVTVFYDVKLSSNVPIPIEDAFLNQVNRVNELTRDLERAKAEILERLETERARLETELVPAQAKLLRAHAELLLTKAELLPDQAELLMAQAESELLPDQAELLRVEAELLPVQVEVLQAEAELLEAQDELKNARAERDAAYMEFIGNNEEIDEDEKQGMTMMLAERSEYFRKYLK comes from the exons ATGTTGAGAAGATTGGTCAGTCGAGTTCATTTTCAGTTAGGTGGATCACAATCATTGATTCCACGTGTACCTGTAACTGTATTTTATGACGTTAAGTTATCGAGTAATGTTCCAATTCCAATAGAAGATGCTTTCTTAAATCAAGTAAACCGAGTAAACGAATTGACCAGAGACCTAGAACGAGCAAAAGCCGAAATACTGGAACGGCTGGAAACCGAACGGGCACGACTCGAAACCGAACTAGTACCAGCCCAAGCTAAACTGCTACGGGCCCATGCTGAACTTCTACTGACCAAAGCCGAACTGCTACCAGACCAAGCTGAACTGCTGATGGCCCAAGCCGAATCCGAACTGCTACCGGACCAAGCTGAACTGCTACGGGTCGAAGCCGAACTGCTACCGGTCCAAGTAGAAGTGCTACAGGCCGAAGCCGAACTGCTAGAGGCTcaagatgaattaaaaaatgccAGAGCCGAAAGGGATGCCGCTTACATGGAGTTTATTGGAAACAATG agGAGATCGATGAAGATGAAAAACAAGGAATGACAATGATGCTTGCAGAACGCAGTGAATATTTTCGTAAATACCTGAAGTAA